The following are encoded together in the Bacillota bacterium genome:
- a CDS encoding radical SAM protein, with the protein MDGIPKRFRPGYLKLLASGELQARISKAYERLADCDLCPRLCHVDRTAGKKGYCRAGKDPVVASYGPHFGEEAPLVGWGGSGTIFFAYCTLRCVFCQNFDISYMAQGDLIPPEELAEVMLGLQEAGCHNINLVTPTHYVAPILAATGIAAKKGLSLPLVYNTSGYERVETLRLLDGAVDIYMPDMKYGDSEMAAMYSDAGDYAEINREAVKEMYRQVGNLVVDENGIALKGLIIRHLVMPENQAATGQVMKVIAEEISPDAFVNVMDQYRPTFKAKDFPRIARPITRREYRDALNAAREAGIRNIK; encoded by the coding sequence ATGGATGGAATCCCGAAACGCTTCCGGCCAGGTTACCTGAAGCTCCTGGCCAGTGGGGAATTGCAGGCAAGAATCAGCAAGGCATACGAAAGGCTTGCAGACTGCGATTTGTGTCCCCGCCTCTGCCATGTTGACAGAACCGCGGGTAAGAAAGGGTACTGTCGCGCCGGAAAGGATCCGGTAGTGGCCAGCTATGGTCCACATTTCGGAGAGGAAGCCCCGCTTGTAGGCTGGGGTGGCTCTGGCACGATTTTTTTTGCATATTGCACCTTGAGGTGTGTTTTTTGCCAAAACTTTGATATAAGCTATATGGCACAGGGAGACCTCATCCCCCCCGAAGAGCTGGCCGAGGTCATGTTAGGCCTGCAGGAGGCTGGCTGCCATAATATAAACCTGGTTACCCCCACCCATTATGTGGCCCCTATTCTCGCCGCAACAGGTATCGCAGCAAAAAAGGGACTGTCCCTCCCGCTGGTATACAACACCAGCGGGTATGAAAGGGTTGAGACTCTGAGACTACTTGATGGGGCCGTCGATATATACATGCCTGATATGAAGTATGGGGATTCTGAAATGGCAGCCATGTATTCTGATGCTGGAGATTATGCAGAAATTAACCGAGAAGCCGTCAAGGAGATGTACCGCCAGGTCGGAAACCTGGTGGTGGATGAGAATGGGATTGCATTGAAAGGGCTCATAATCCGGCATCTTGTAATGCCCGAAAACCAGGCTGCAACCGGGCAGGTGATGAAGGTTATTGCCGAAGAGATCTCTCCGGACGCCTTTGTAAATGTGATGGACCAGTACCGCCCTACCTTTAAGGCCAAGGATTTTCCCAGGATTGCGCGTCCGATCACAAGGCGCGAATACCGGGATGCGCTGAATGCGGCAAGGGAAGCAGGAATCCGCAACATCAAATGA
- a CDS encoding NAD(P)H-dependent oxidoreductase subunit E, translating to MESLKSLESEDKRWQAIDQLIQQHKDDDNPQGALIAILHRAQSLFGYLPRELLDKVALSLGIPRAEVYGVVTFYSYFTLQKRGKCRISVCLGTACYIRGSGKVLEALKERLGIDVKETTKDGLFTLEATRCVGACGLAPVVVVGGEVHGRVRPEDVPELLERIRFPGMPA from the coding sequence CTGGAATCACTGAAATCACTGGAATCAGAGGATAAGAGATGGCAGGCAATAGACCAGCTCATCCAACAGCATAAGGATGATGACAATCCTCAAGGGGCATTAATTGCCATTCTCCACCGGGCTCAAAGCCTGTTTGGTTACCTTCCCCGTGAATTGCTCGATAAAGTGGCACTCAGCCTCGGCATTCCCCGGGCAGAGGTTTACGGGGTGGTAACCTTCTATTCCTATTTCACCCTCCAAAAGAGGGGGAAGTGCAGAATCTCCGTGTGCCTTGGAACTGCATGCTATATTCGGGGATCCGGCAAGGTCCTGGAAGCCCTGAAAGAGCGGCTCGGGATAGATGTCAAGGAAACCACCAAAGACGGGCTTTTCACCCTGGAAGCCACCCGGTGTGTAGGTGCCTGCGGGCTTGCGCCCGTGGTGGTGGTAGGCGGCGAGGTCCATGGCCGGGTCCGGCCGGAGGATGTCCCCGAGCTCCTGGAACGGATCCGCTTCCCAGGGATGCCGGCTTGA